In Paenibacillus sp. FSL R7-0345, a single window of DNA contains:
- a CDS encoding AraC family transcriptional regulator, which translates to MLPSSTPPAPLHSLLFQLTGAVLAVQPAMFPAEPQTAKSHLLLICTGGSGMLTIPGGTVDLNADRCFLLSPGTTYTADNPETTLYYYQLSFHVYQTAGQPGIYTEELLPGRQELLVHPFTRVIRLAEELTASPDDRSEVQLYRLQLKFQELLLLLLEHNYPSDEAPSPAESVEGTIKYMQEHYMESITVKQLAEQAGVSLWQYTPLFQKLTGQKPLEYLTGLRIGRSKQLLLESAEPLREIARLAGFSDEYYFSRRFRQITGVTPGQYAVMQRAKVTVQDWTGHTVDIPERPRRIVYHGETLGDLLALGVKPVGGDEEFARNSVYKHRLKRLANVGFPLNPQLTASLRPDLIIIANPDEKVYKRVAGIAPALTFDSFAPLEQRMRTLGGWLSKQREAEAWLAGFAARNAAMWQRLYDSGVLAPGETASALIFDHGKHLYAMGLSGLSSALYAPGGLRPAAEIQAMLDAELGFAEVDPQRLHDYAGDRVFMLIPEREDSRAAMDALLESPAWRSLPAVQQGRAYLLDNSKWNFSDALTRERLLTLLPKVLGGQGTAQ; encoded by the coding sequence ATGCTGCCATCATCTACGCCGCCCGCCCCGCTGCATTCCCTGCTGTTTCAGCTCACAGGTGCTGTGCTGGCTGTCCAGCCCGCTATGTTCCCTGCGGAGCCGCAGACAGCAAAGTCTCATCTGCTGCTTATCTGTACCGGAGGCAGCGGCATGCTTACGATTCCGGGCGGGACCGTTGACCTGAATGCAGACAGATGCTTTCTCCTGTCTCCCGGAACTACATATACGGCAGATAACCCGGAAACGACGCTGTATTATTATCAGCTCTCGTTCCATGTCTACCAGACGGCCGGGCAGCCCGGGATTTATACAGAGGAGCTGCTGCCCGGCAGGCAGGAGCTGCTTGTTCATCCGTTCACCCGGGTCATCCGGCTGGCCGAAGAACTGACAGCAAGCCCGGATGACCGCAGTGAAGTCCAGCTGTACCGGCTGCAGCTGAAATTCCAGGAGCTGCTGCTCCTGCTGCTGGAGCATAACTACCCTTCCGACGAGGCGCCGAGTCCGGCCGAGTCCGTGGAAGGCACCATCAAGTATATGCAAGAGCACTATATGGAGAGCATCACGGTTAAGCAACTGGCTGAACAGGCCGGAGTTTCCCTCTGGCAGTACACGCCGCTCTTTCAAAAGCTCACCGGCCAAAAGCCGCTTGAATATCTCACCGGGCTGCGCATCGGCCGCTCGAAGCAGCTGCTGCTGGAATCGGCCGAGCCGCTGCGTGAAATCGCCCGGCTGGCCGGCTTCTCCGATGAATATTATTTCAGCCGCCGCTTCCGCCAGATCACCGGGGTTACGCCCGGCCAATATGCCGTGATGCAGCGCGCAAAAGTCACCGTCCAGGATTGGACCGGTCATACCGTGGACATTCCGGAGCGGCCAAGGCGGATCGTCTATCACGGGGAGACGCTCGGTGATCTGCTGGCCCTCGGAGTGAAGCCGGTCGGCGGTGACGAGGAATTCGCCCGCAACAGCGTCTATAAGCACCGGCTGAAAAGGCTGGCCAATGTCGGATTCCCGCTGAATCCGCAGCTGACGGCCTCGCTCCGCCCGGACCTGATCATCATCGCCAATCCCGATGAGAAGGTGTACAAGCGGGTCGCGGGCATTGCCCCCGCCCTCACCTTCGATTCGTTCGCCCCGCTGGAGCAGCGCATGCGGACACTCGGCGGCTGGCTCAGCAAGCAGCGCGAAGCCGAGGCCTGGCTGGCCGGCTTCGCGGCCAGGAATGCCGCCATGTGGCAGCGGCTGTACGACAGCGGCGTGCTTGCGCCCGGCGAAACCGCCTCCGCGCTGATCTTCGACCATGGCAAGCATCTGTATGCCATGGGACTAAGCGGGCTGTCCAGCGCGCTGTATGCGCCGGGCGGCCTGCGGCCGGCTGCGGAGATCCAGGCGATGCTGGACGCTGAGCTCGGCTTCGCCGAGGTCGATCCGCAGCGGCTGCATGACTACGCGGGGGACCGCGTCTTCATGCTTATCCCGGAGCGGGAAGACTCCCGCGCAGCGATGGATGCGCTGCTCGAAAGCCCGGCCTGGCGCAGCCTGCCGGCCGTGCAGCAGGGCCGTGCCTATTTGCTGGACAACAGCAAATGGAACTTCAGCGACGCGCTGACGCGTGAGCGGCTGCTTACGCTGCTGCCGAAGGTGCTGGGCGGGCAGGGTACCGCGCAGTAA
- a CDS encoding ABC transporter substrate-binding protein — MLKKARKPLAVLSVIFLMSALLLACGNNNGQTESGNAANTATGAAATTAPSPEASGNTDTAAAGTQSYTDYMDHTVEIPVNPERIVYSGETYGDLIALGVQAVGYPLSMGEGQIFEDKLAGVEDVGFPINLEKTLELQPDLIIYAGTDEADFEALSKIAPTIIFNTFGPLEERMTKLGVLLGKKQEAADWLAQYKTSETAMWEQLKAAGIKEGETASVFTYYPGDRLFVMAATGLSQVLYGEGGFKAPAPIQTLLDEGTGFQEISMEVISQYAGDRIFVLTPVADEAKQSTDTMIQSEIWKSLPAVKNGYVYTQDIMKTSADASTREWLLTELPRLMGGK; from the coding sequence ATGTTAAAAAAAGCAAGAAAACCCTTAGCCGTGCTGAGCGTCATCTTCCTGATGAGTGCACTTCTGCTTGCCTGCGGAAATAACAACGGACAGACAGAGAGCGGTAACGCCGCAAATACAGCAACGGGCGCCGCTGCCACTACAGCGCCGTCACCGGAAGCTTCCGGGAACACTGATACTGCTGCAGCAGGCACACAATCGTATACAGATTACATGGACCATACGGTCGAGATTCCGGTAAATCCTGAGCGCATCGTTTATTCGGGAGAAACCTACGGCGATTTGATTGCACTTGGTGTGCAGGCTGTCGGCTACCCGCTGTCTATGGGGGAAGGCCAGATTTTCGAGGACAAGCTGGCGGGAGTTGAGGATGTCGGTTTCCCGATCAATCTGGAAAAGACACTTGAGCTGCAGCCTGACCTGATCATCTATGCCGGAACGGATGAGGCCGATTTTGAAGCGTTGTCCAAAATCGCGCCGACCATTATCTTCAACACCTTCGGCCCGCTGGAGGAACGGATGACCAAGCTTGGTGTGCTGCTGGGTAAAAAGCAGGAAGCAGCAGACTGGCTGGCGCAGTACAAAACCAGTGAAACAGCTATGTGGGAGCAGCTGAAGGCTGCCGGTATCAAAGAGGGCGAAACAGCTTCCGTCTTCACCTATTATCCTGGCGACCGGCTGTTCGTAATGGCTGCGACCGGATTATCACAGGTGCTCTACGGCGAAGGCGGCTTCAAAGCCCCTGCTCCTATTCAGACTCTGCTGGATGAGGGCACCGGCTTCCAGGAAATTTCCATGGAGGTAATCAGCCAATATGCGGGTGACCGGATTTTTGTCCTGACTCCAGTAGCTGATGAAGCCAAGCAATCGACCGATACCATGATACAGAGTGAGATCTGGAAGAGCCTCCCGGCCGTCAAAAATGGCTACGTCTACACGCAGGACATCATGAAAACCTCTGCTGACGCTTCGACCAGAGAATGGCTGCTTACAGAATTGCCGCGCCTGATGGGCGGAAAATAA